In Chitinibacter sp. FCG-7, the genomic stretch TTGGTCGCTCAGGTTGATGCGGCAGAATGGGCTGCGCGTGAAGTGGCTACTGCCGATCTGTCTGCCAATGGTTTTGGTATGGGACGCGAGTTGTTTACCAGCTTCCGTGCTGCAGCAACTGGCGCAGAAGAAGGTGCTATCAGCCTTGGTCTGGCGCACTAATTAATATTTTTGTAGTGAGCGGCTGGCGTGTGAGGAGATGCGTTAGCCGGTTTGAAACCTTTGCTGACCTCGATAAAAATAGAAGGCTGCAATCTAATAAGACGGAAAATTCTCATGCAGATTCGTGACATCATGCGCTCTTGCACTGTTATGCCAGTGTTAGTGATTGAAAACGTAGAACACGCTGTGCCTTTGGCAAAAGCTCTGGTTGAAGGCGGCATTCGTGTACTGGAAGTGACATTGCGCACTGATGCGGCGCTCGCTGCAGTGAAAGCCATTGCGGATAACGTGCCCGGCGCGATTGTTGGTGTGGGTACAGTTGTTCGTCCTGAGCAATTTGTTCAAGCCAAAGAAGCAGGTGCGGTATTTGCCGTAACTCCAGGTTTGACGCCAAAGTTGGCAGCTGCCGCGCGTGAATGTGGTATTGCCTTGCTGCCGGGTGTGATGACCCCATCCGAAGCAATTGCGGCATTGGAAGAAGGCTTTGACGCAATGAAATTGTTCCCGGCTGAGCAAGCAGGCAGTCTGGCTATGCTTAAGGCTCTGGGTGGTCCGCTGCCGCAAATTCTGTTCTGCCCAACGGGTGGTGTTAGCGTTGAGTCGGCTCCAAAACTTTTGGCTTTGCCCAATGTTGGTTGCGTAGGTGGTTCATGGCTGGCACCAAAAGAGATGGTTGCCAATGGCGACTGGGCTGGCATCACTGCCTTGGCGCGTGAAGCCGCCGGATTGCGTGCTTGATTAGCTGTTAATTAAAATCGGGCTACACGCCCGATTCGTTTTTAGGGGTGGCTTGTGCCGCCCCCATTTTGTTTTTCTAAGTTGTTTTTGTCATGGCGCAAAGGCAAGTGGGCATCAAATGGTGCATGCTTGAGTGTCCCGATTTGTTCGATTCCTTAGATTGTTTGGAGATGATGTATGGCTATCAAAGTTGGTATTAATGGTTTTGGCCGTATCGGTCGTATGGTTTTCCGTGCTGCGGTTTATGACTTTGCAGATGATATTGAAATCGTAGGTATTAATGACTTGCTCGAGCCCGACTACCTTGCCTACATGCTGAAACATGACTCGGTGCATGGCAAATTCAAGGGCCAAGTTGCGATTGAAAACGGCAATCTGGTGGTAAATGGCAAAACGATTCGTCTGACTGCAGTGAAAGACCCAGCTGAGCTGAAATGGGGCGAAATCGGCGCCGACGTTGTTGTTGAATCGACCGGCCTGTTCCTGACCAAAGAAACTTGCGAAAAGCACATTGCCGCTGGCGCGAAAAAAGTCATCATGTCTGCACCATCGAAAGATGACACCCCAATGTTTGTTTACGGTGTAAACAATGACACGTATGCAGGTCAGGCGATTATTTCCAACGCGTCTTGTACCACTAACTGCCTAGCACCAATTGCCAAAGTGATTAATGACAACTTTGGCATCAAACGTGGTCTGATGACGACAGTTCACGCCGCGACTGCAACGCAGAAAACAGTTGACGGCCCATCAAACAAAGATTGGCGCGGTGGCCGCGGTATTCTGGAAAACATCATTCCTTCGTCAACGGGTGCTGCAAAAGCGGTTGGTGTGGTCATTCCTGAAATTAAAGGCAAACTGACCGGTATGGCTTTCCGTGTGCCAACATCTGATGTTTCAGTCGTTGATTTGACGGTAGAGCTCAATAAAGAAGCATCTTACGAAGAAATTTGCGCAGCAATGAAAGCAGCTTCTGAAGGTGCAATGAAAGGTGTACTGGGTTACACCACCGAGAAAGTGGTTTCAACCGATTTCCGTGGTGAAGCATGCACTTCTACTTTTGATGCCGATGCAGGTATTGCTTTGGATAAAACCTTTGTCAAACTGGTTGCCTGGTACGACAACGAGTGGGGTTATTCAAGCAAAGTGCTGGAAATGGTGCGTGTGATGGCAGGCAAATAAGCCTTCTGTTTCAATCCCTGCAAGCCGGTCGGCTAAGTCGACCGGCTTTTTTGTGTCTGAAACATTTGTTTGCAGTAGGCTCGTAGCACTCATGGGCTTGCTGGGCTTGATTCGGGCTGATTTGAGTGTTGCTCCTAGGCTACACCATCGAGTGAAAAAGGTAATTGCTTTTGCCTTGCCAAGGGATATTCCGTAATCTTGAGTCTGTAAAGCAGTGGCCCCACTACAAAAAGAGGCCCTCTGTTACGGTGGTTTAAAATAACTTAACTCTCTTTTTTTGGAGAATATTTAATGTTCAAGCGCGCTATTATGGTTGCTGCAGTAGCAGCAGCAGTTTCAGCTCCAGCTTTCGCTGAAGTTTCTATTTCTGGTTCTGCAGAGATGGATCTGTTCTACCTCACTGGCCCAAAAACTTTCAATCAAGAGATTGCTATCGTTTTGAACTTCAACGGTTCTGACAAGCTTGACACTGGTGATACTCTGAAGTGGAAAGTGGCGCAAAAAGTTGCTACAGACTACCGTTACGATTCTTTTGGTAACCGTGAAGCTTGGATTGGCTACGCTGGTAGCTGGGGTGAGTTGCGTTTTGGTAACCAATTCTCAAACACGTACCTGATGATGGATTGGCCATACGGTACTAAAGGTGCTGGTAACCTGTTCGCTGACACAGTAATTTCTGTTGGCGGTCAGTACGCTTCTTACTTCTCTCCAAACTTCGGTGGCTTTAGCTTCGCTGCTCAGTACGATATGGGTACTGGCTCGAAAGATGGCACTGCTTACGATCTGACTGCTAGCTTCGCTTCAGGTGACCTGAACCTGGATGCTGCATACTACGCAACTCAAGATGCTACTCAAGCACAAAATGCTGCTAACGGTAAAGGCAACAGCATCAAGTTTGTTAACGGCCAAGACAATGCAATGTGGATGGTTGGCGGTCGTTACAACTTCGGTTCTTTCGGCGTGAAAGCTGCATACAAAGGTACCGAAATGAAAAACGGTGCTAGCAAAACTAGCCAAGACCAATACTTGGTATCTGCAAACACATCTGTAGACAAATCTACTTTCACTTTGACTTACTCTCAAATCTTGGATTCAGAGAAAAATGGCAAAGATGTTAATGATGGCGTGAAACAATTGGCATTCCAGTGGGATTACTCTTTGTCTAAAAACACAGGCGCTTTCCTG encodes the following:
- the eda gene encoding bifunctional 4-hydroxy-2-oxoglutarate aldolase/2-dehydro-3-deoxy-phosphogluconate aldolase, whose amino-acid sequence is MQIRDIMRSCTVMPVLVIENVEHAVPLAKALVEGGIRVLEVTLRTDAALAAVKAIADNVPGAIVGVGTVVRPEQFVQAKEAGAVFAVTPGLTPKLAAAARECGIALLPGVMTPSEAIAALEEGFDAMKLFPAEQAGSLAMLKALGGPLPQILFCPTGGVSVESAPKLLALPNVGCVGGSWLAPKEMVANGDWAGITALAREAAGLRA
- the gap gene encoding type I glyceraldehyde-3-phosphate dehydrogenase, whose product is MAIKVGINGFGRIGRMVFRAAVYDFADDIEIVGINDLLEPDYLAYMLKHDSVHGKFKGQVAIENGNLVVNGKTIRLTAVKDPAELKWGEIGADVVVESTGLFLTKETCEKHIAAGAKKVIMSAPSKDDTPMFVYGVNNDTYAGQAIISNASCTTNCLAPIAKVINDNFGIKRGLMTTVHAATATQKTVDGPSNKDWRGGRGILENIIPSSTGAAKAVGVVIPEIKGKLTGMAFRVPTSDVSVVDLTVELNKEASYEEICAAMKAASEGAMKGVLGYTTEKVVSTDFRGEACTSTFDADAGIALDKTFVKLVAWYDNEWGYSSKVLEMVRVMAGK
- a CDS encoding porin, whose product is MFKRAIMVAAVAAAVSAPAFAEVSISGSAEMDLFYLTGPKTFNQEIAIVLNFNGSDKLDTGDTLKWKVAQKVATDYRYDSFGNREAWIGYAGSWGELRFGNQFSNTYLMMDWPYGTKGAGNLFADTVISVGGQYASYFSPNFGGFSFAAQYDMGTGSKDGTAYDLTASFASGDLNLDAAYYATQDATQAQNAANGKGNSIKFVNGQDNAMWMVGGRYNFGSFGVKAAYKGTEMKNGASKTSQDQYLVSANTSVDKSTFTLTYSQILDSEKNGKDVNDGVKQLAFQWDYSLSKNTGAFLQARYQDFDSALNPAIGWGFDGRQAGKDNSARVLIGTWTGF